The Plectropomus leopardus isolate mb unplaced genomic scaffold, YSFRI_Pleo_2.0 unplaced_scaffold14553, whole genome shotgun sequence genomic sequence CGTACATTGCTTATAGCTACATAGTTAGTGAATTTGATCTatgaaagttgtaaaaatgctATACAACAATAATCTGGTTTAGAATATAATCATCACGCCGACATGATGACTTCATGTCGACATTTACGTAGCAAGAGAATACTTGTGTAATAATTGTAAGGTGTTACGTTTAAGGCACCTTTTCCCTTAACTCTCATATTGACATAATTTTCAATAAGCTCATAAACTGACACAGCATAAAAGAATCAACAATTTATGAGCAAGGCTGCCTCTTATACTCTGAAACACAGAGATGTACATTATGGAGACGTATTgtatctgtttttgtctgtgggAGGCTCGATTAAAAACGTGAAATCTGTTTCTTTTGTCCTCAGCTGGAATTTCCCATTGTCATTCCCATTACCAACAGGCCTTGGCATAGCAGGGCATTTAACACACTGTCTCGTTATTACCTCTCCCATTCCCTTTAGGGGAGTTCTATAAAAGAGTTTCTCAGGGGTACCTGGCCACAATGAAACACCATTTTAGTCCCTCTCATGCAATCCAACACGGCACACAATGTTATCATTCGGCACATTTCCCTGCGGAGGAGCCATTTTTCCCGAGCACTGATGTGGCTGTGAAGCAGCGTGCTGCGTTTTCTATGTGAGGAAGTGCTCTCATACAAACAAGCTCTCACTGAAAGTGtaaacatttgtggttttgatgaCTATCTAGACAAAGCATTCTGATGTAAACTGGAAAGTGCAGTGCCAGGTGTTGTGTTTTGACAGTGTTAAGCCTTGTACATACTTTATATATGatctaatttcttctttttctatgGATCATGTCCAAAAGTTAGCTCTCACCTTTGCCCAATCACTATCACTGTATGATCTTTCAGATAAATGATTTTGTCCTGCCCCCTGGTGTCCGCTAAGagtaaaaaacatgcagttagtAGTGGAAAAAGTCTCTCTCTTCATTAAATATTGCCTAACTAGGTACATGccagaattaaagaaaaatagacCCTGAAGTTGAATAACATATATAAATTGAAACATTTAATCACGAGTTTCcactcatttttcatttctgttgttGAATATACCAAATGTGCTCAATATTCTGTTTACTGACTGAATTGTTGTTAGAATACCGGATTATTACTCTCAACTCGAAATGTTTTGTCCTCTCTGTTgagcattttgttttcctctgcagtgAGCTGGAGCAGTATGTCGGCTCTCTGCAGAAAGACTCAGCAGCGACACACAGAGTAGTGACCCTGAAGGACGTGGAGGAGGGAGCGGTGACTCTGAGGAAGGTGGGAGAATCTCTGGCAGGGCTCAAAGGTAAAACAACAGACAATATTCTCATTACTGCATACAATATTGTGTGTAGCATTTTTGCTACTTGTTAAATATTGGACGTGAGGCTGGGTAATGATGAGAGCTGTAATTCTGTGGGCTATTTTCCAATATCAGTATATATCACGAGATGTCGCATAAATATCCGTTAAGATGTGGTAAAATAGTTTAACTGATGTTCAAAGCACTAAAATAGGTTCCACTATTATGGAATACAAGTGGTGGAATTGTGGACATGTGTATAACAAGGATTTTAGTTACTAGTGTTGTGagtttttaattatgtattttggAGAACGGTGTCGGAAACAGATCGTATTACGTCTCCTAAAAATTTGATGAAGTACTTTGATATTAAATTATTGCTCAGACATATCAGCCAACCAACTGGTTGACTGATGATATGATCTTTGTTTCTTCCTTTCCAGACAAACAAAATCTTTCATATAAAACCATAATTGTACTGTCAGGGCAATtagcattttcaaatttttgtgtGTCCATAGTCAGAAGCCCCTCTGCAACAAGAACACAAacgaaaaaagctagggaaaaactgtatttatatttattattattaaacatttaaaattatgatgcagaattattgtattttttcagcgctttttcaggtcatttccttgcttttttttctttattttgtttttttttttttgctttggtttgtttttaactaattctaatttaaggtatttttcttgtactattCACTAATTcattgctaatttctgggtaatttcttcttttatttctcacagccatcttcccatattttttttaaaaatcaagccaatttgctaaggttttaaagggttaaaggtatATCTGAATAACTTTTTTCACGGGTGATAATTATTTCATGTTATAGCTATGGCCGGTCATCGATGAACACTATTAATATGAGTTTCACTGAGGAGTTGTAGTGTCATGACAGTCTAAATGTTATTCTGCAGCTTTTACACACTATAAGAAATAATATGCAGGTAGAGATAATATAAAACTTCTTCAGTCACACATTTAAACACTGGTTATCTTAAAACAATAGCTGTTTGCAAAAAGtgtgcatgtctctgtgtgtgtctcctcaggAGAGTTCCCGGCCCTACAAACCAGAATGCGGTCAGTGCTGCGGGTGGAGGTGGAAGCTGTCAAGTTTTTGAAGGAGGAGCCTCATAAACTGGACAGCATGCTGAAAAGGGTCAAGAGCCTGACGGACACACTCAGCAGTCTGAGAAGGTAGAGGAAAGATGAGGAATAAATGTCAGTGGAGATAAAGTGGGGATCAGGAGAAGAGGTGCTGGAGCGAGAGAGGGAATttaagatgaaaacaaaaagcactcTGCGGAGCCCCTCACAGGGGCCTGTGATGTGCGAGATCGTACCATTTGATTACACTGGCAGGCCTGCCTTCATCCTATCGAAGAGGtcattcagtgtggacagacaAGTGTGGCGTCCATCTTGATTTACTTCCATTGCCTTCACTGAACCGATAAGTGAATTAATATGGTGGACACTGTGGCACCCCATTTCCATTTTAATATGTCACAGATACCAAGTTCACTCTT encodes the following:
- the LOC121964209 gene encoding sickle tail protein-like encodes the protein ELEQYVGSLQKDSAATHRVVTLKDVEEGAVTLRKVGESLAGLKGEFPALQTRMRSVLRVEVEAVKFLKEEPHKLDSMLKRVKSLTDTLSSLR